A genomic region of Haliaeetus albicilla chromosome 8, bHalAlb1.1, whole genome shotgun sequence contains the following coding sequences:
- the GPR88 gene encoding G protein-coupled receptor 88: protein MPNASSWSASSPLLLLWEDSSGTRIFLSLLYAVLAISGTLSNVMVIYLVFSFKKLQTTSNAFIVNGCAADLSVCALWMPQEAVLGLLPLNSSSLRSAEYRLLRGGLLGLGLTVSLASHLLVAFNRYVLITKLPSVYQALYQRRHTGCMIGLSWALALLLVPLLPGLWTPGSAQQPPPRQTDGSPRYTALLLALAVLGQTALLLHCYLGIVRRVRGSAKRVSVLNFHLLHQLPFPAAPPPPRRAQRRLSSVSVLLLCCVFLLGTQPLVWVSLLGFFLRPAPPALQAASWLLLCSLSALNPLLYTWRSEEFRRAARSVLPRGEGPAAAPRPAADAGSAAAAPPCPQLPRRRGTAGSAAAAAPR from the coding sequence ATGCCCAACGCCTCTTCCTGGAGTGCTAGCTcacctttgctgctgctctgggaggaCTCCTCCGGGACCCGCATCTTCCTGTCGCTGCTCTATGCAGTCTTAGCTATCTCAGGGACTTTATCCAATGTGATGGTCATCTATTTAGTCTTCTCCTTCAAGAAGCTGCAGACTACCAGCAATGCCTTCATTGTGAATGGCTGTGCGGCAGACCTAAGCGTGTGCGCCCTGTGGATGCCCCaggaggctgtgctggggctgctgcctctCAACTCCTCCTCCCTTCGCTCGGCGGAGTACCGGCTGCTCCGAGGGGGGCTCCTCGGCCTCGGCCTCACCGTCTCCCTGGCCTCTCACCTGCTGGTGGCCTTCAACAGGTACGTGCTCATCACCAAGCTGCCCAGCGTGTACCAGGCCCTCTACCAGCGGAGGCACACGGGCTGCATGATCGGGCTCTCCTGGGCCCTCGCCCTGCTCCTGGTCCCGCTGCTGCCCGGGCTCTGGACCCCGGGCTCTGCCCAGCAGCCGCCCCCGCGGCAGACGGACGGCAGCCCTCGCTACACCGCCCTGCTCCTCGCCCTGGCCGTGCTGGGCCAGACCGCGCTGCTGCTCCACTGCTACCTCGGCATCGTGCGGCGGGTGCGGGGCAGCGCCAAGCGGGTCAGCGTCCTCAACTTCCACCTCCTCCACCAGCTGCccttccccgccgccccgccgccgccccgccgcgcccaGCGCCGCCTCAGCAGCGTCTCcgtcctgctgctctgctgcgtCTTCCTCCTGGGCACCCAGCCCCTGGTGTGGGTGAGCCTCCTGGGCTTCTTCCTGCGGCCCGCGCCGCCGGCGCTGCAGGCCgccagctggctgctgctctgctccctctcGGCCCTCAACCCCCTGCTCTACACGTGGCGCAGCGAGGAGTTCCGCCGGGCGGCCCGCTCCGTCCTGCCCCGCGGCGagggccccgccgccgccccgcgccccgccgctgacgccggctccgccgccgccgcgccgccctgCCCGCAGCTGCCGCGGCGCCGGGGGACGgcgggcagcgccgccgccgccgcgccgcgctgA